The following are encoded together in the Gloeocapsa sp. PCC 73106 genome:
- a CDS encoding Uma2 family endonuclease, whose amino-acid sequence MTYTPPKLLTFEQFITEYGDNARYEMIDGVLRDMEPTGSHEEVSGDISGRIYAEIFRSNLNWLIPKTCLIKPPAAEATALRPDVIILDKEKLKQEPLWEKEPIICRGDTIKLVAEVVSTNWQDDYARKVEEYSLLEIPEYWIIDFRALGGLQFIGNPKQPTFTVCQLVDGIYQQQKYHLGEMICSYLFPNLRLKLDDIMP is encoded by the coding sequence ATGACCTACACTCCACCCAAACTTCTAACTTTCGAGCAATTTATCACTGAGTATGGAGACAACGCCCGTTACGAAATGATTGACGGAGTATTACGTGACATGGAACCAACAGGTTCTCATGAAGAGGTTTCAGGAGATATAAGTGGTAGAATTTATGCTGAAATTTTTCGCTCTAATTTAAACTGGTTAATCCCAAAAACCTGTTTAATTAAACCACCAGCCGCAGAAGCAACAGCATTACGTCCAGATGTAATTATTTTGGATAAAGAAAAGCTAAAACAAGAGCCACTTTGGGAGAAAGAACCAATTATTTGTAGAGGCGATACTATCAAACTAGTTGCAGAAGTGGTGAGTACTAATTGGCAAGATGACTATGCTAGAAAAGTTGAAGAATATAGTTTGTTAGAAATACCTGAGTATTGGATTATAGATTTTCGCGCTTTAGGCGGTTTGCAGTTTATCGGAAATCCCAAACAACCAACTTTTACCGTATGTCAATTAGTTGATGGTATATATCAACAGCAAAAATACCATTTAGGAGAGATGATTTGTTCTTATTTATTTCCAAATTTACGATTAAAACTTGACGATATTATGCCGTAG